A genome region from Populus alba chromosome 5, ASM523922v2, whole genome shotgun sequence includes the following:
- the LOC118029234 gene encoding metal transporter Nramp7.2, with translation MQGIQNAGTPRHRDREMAGIQQQQLVNDTLPASWNGSSNRIASVDVEGHPQPWVDDLELEDPNQQKPGWRKFLSYVGPGFLVSLAYLDPGNLETDLQAGANHRYELLWVILIGLIFALIIQSLAANLGVSTGKHLSEICKAEYPKYVKYCLWLLAEIAVIAADIPEVIGTAFALNILFHIPVWVGVLCTGCSTLLLLGLQKYGVRKLELLIAVLVFVMAACFFGEMSYVKPPATDVLKGMFIPKLSGQGATGDAIALLGALIMPHNLFLHSALVLSRKMPNSVRGINDACRYFLIESGFALFIAFLINLAVISVSGTVCSAQNLSSENADRCGDLTLNSASFLLQNVLGKSSSKIYAIALLASGQSSTITGTYAGQFIMQGFLELKMRKWVRNLVTRCIAIAPSLVVSIIGGSSGAGRLIVIASMILSFELPFALIPLLKFSSSATKMGPHKNSIYIIVISWILGLGIIGINIYYLSTSFVGWLIDNNLPKVGNVFIAIIVFPLMATYILAVIYLTFRKDSVVTFLGPNKNDPQQQANMENGLTKSTDEGPDMDRAPYREDLADIPLPE, from the exons ATGCAAGGCATACAAAACGCAGGAACCCCGAGACATAGAGATAGAGAGATGGCAGGCATTCAACAGCAACAACTAGTGAATGATACATTGCCTGCATCATGGAATGGATCAAGCAACCGAATAGCTTCGGTTGATGTGGAGGGCCATCCACAACCTTGGGTTGATGATCTTGAGTTGGAAGACCCAAATCAACAG AAACCTGGATGGAGAAAGTTCCTATCATATGTAGGACCTGGTTTCCTTGTTTCATTGGCTTATCTAGACCCTGGCAATT TGGAAACTGATCTGCAAGCAGGAGCTAATCACAGATATGAG CTGCTATGGGTGATACTTATCGGATTGATCTTCGCTCTCATAATCCAGTCACTTGCTGCAAACCTTGGTGTCAGCACCG GAAAGCACCTGTCAGAGATATGCAAAGCAGAGTACCCAAAATATGTCAAGTATTGCCTGTGGTTGCTAGCAGAGATAGCTGTCATAGCTGCCGATATCCCCGAAG TGATTGGGACAGCTTTTGCGCTGAACATATTGTTTCACATCCCGGTATGGGTTGGAGTTCTTTGCACTGGTTGCAGCACCCTCCTACTCCTTGGCCTGCAGAAATATGGA GTGAGGAAGCTGGAACTGTTAATAGCAGTGCTAGTGTTTGTAATGGCAGCATGTTTCTTTGGAGAAATGAGCTATGTAAAACCTCCTGCAACTGATGTGCTTAAGGGCATGTTTATCCCCAAGCTGTCAGGCCAAGGGGCCACCGGCGATGCCATTGCCCTACTCGGTGCCCTTATCATGCC ACACAACCTCTTCCTTCACTCTGCCCTTGTTCTGTCTAGGAAAATGCCAAATTCTGTCCGTGGCATTAAC GATGCCTGTCGTTATTTTTTGATAGAGAGTGGATTCGCACTGTTTATAGCATTTTTAATCAATCTCGCAGTCATCTCCGTATCTGGGACTGTTTGCTCAGCCCAAAATCTATCATCTGAAAATGCAGATCGATGTGGAGATCTCACCCTTAACTCTGCCTCCTTCCTTCTTCAG aATGTGCTGGGAAAATCAAGCTCCAAAATTTATGCAATTGCTTTGTTAGCCTCAGGGCAAAGCTCCACTATCACAGGCACTTATGCAGGACAATTCATCATGCAG GGTTTCTTGGAACTTAAGATGAGAAAATGGGTTCGGAACCTGGTGACCAGGTGCATTGCCATTGCTCCTAGTCTTGTTGTCTCGATTATTGGTGGATCATCGGGCGCAGGCCGACTAATCGTCATTGCATCG ATGATTCTTTCCTTTGAACTACCATTTGCTCTCATCCCACTTCTTAAATTCAGTAGCAGTGCCACCAAGATGGGACCACACAAGAACTCAATTTAT ATTATAGTAATCTCATGGATTTTGGGTCTGGGAATTATAGGcatcaatatttattatctGAGCACAAGCTTTGTGGGCTGGCTAATTGACAACAATCTACCAAAAGTTGGGAACGTTTTCATTGCAATTATAGTATTTCCTCTGATGGCAACCTATATCCTAGCAGTAATCTATTTAACCTTCAGAAAGGACTCTGTGGTGACGTTTCTGGGGCCAAATAAGAATGATCCACAACAACAAGCTAACATGGAAAACGGACTGACCAAATCTACCGATGAGGGCCCAGACATGGATCGAGCACCATATAGAGAGGATTTAGCTGATATCCCTCTGCCAGAATAG